Part of the Prunus dulcis chromosome 8, ALMONDv2, whole genome shotgun sequence genome is shown below.
TTAGATGCAACTTTTTATACTGATTGCATGAAGTACCTTGGTCTTCCTATTATCCCACCAGTCCACTGGATTAGCAAAAAAGGCTTGCCACAATTCTTGTGTGGTTTCTGTACTGTTCTTTGCGGCACCGTTGCCAGTATTTCTAACTGCAAGAAAAAAGAACGACAATGAGAAAGAGCGCCACCCCTGATCTTATCAAGACCTAAAACATTACTGAAGATATGACTTGCCTGCTGTAATTGAATCAGAGTCATGATCATTCAAGACCAATGATGAAAAGCCCTTCTCAACAAAATTCAGTTGCTGAACAACTACCTGCAGAATaacaattaagaaaaaacaaatcattatctaaaataaaacacaaacaaactagaagaacaaaactaaaaataacaaatggaAAAGACCACAAAGCCAAAGAACCTTATAGTAAGTCTGCTGCTTCCCTTCATTGGTTTCAACAGAATCTGTAATCAGACGACCAATGACATATATTTGATTGCCTTTCTCTACATGCTGGAAAGCAACATGCGCCATCTCATcccaaaatgtcaaattgatcctggaaaaaaaaaaaaaaaaaaacccacctCTCATAATTAACAGAAAAACATTGTGATGCGATACAGACATCAAAAATTTGCATTTCCCATTTGATTTTAATAAGCACAACCACACCACACTAATTGAAAGCATTTGAACAAAATTCTTACACAGTagtcatcaaattcaaaacccaatAATTAAATGAGCATCATCAACTGCAAATCATGACTAAACCCAaaagattgaagaaaataataccATGAGGTGTCGGAAGATGATTTCTTGACGGCGAGGCGGGTCCAAGCGACGACCTTTCCAGAGGGAAGGTGCTTAATTTCAATGGGAAGACCGACGACGCCGATGAGGTGCACCGTATTGCACAGCTCCTTCTTCCACTGAACCTCAGCCGGTCTAGGATACGCTATGGGCACTTGAATGCTGCTGCTGCCATTGTTGTTGTACTGGTCTCTACTGTAATCCATCGAGCATTTGATATTGAAACGGCGCCGTGCGAAGGCTAAGTGGctgtggttgtggttgtggttggAGGTTGTGGTTGGGAAAAAGGAGGGAACTTTGGGGTTTGTGAGGAAGGTTGTGCTTGTTGCTGCTGGCAGTGCTCTCTCTAACGCCATTGCCATCGGGTTTTCAGGTGAAGGTACCAAACTCCGCCGTTGTCGGATAATGCTACTATAACACTACGCTTATCTTAATTCTCCAAGAAGGAGGGttcaaagaaaaggaaaataacaaaaacaaaaattctcaCGGGGTTTGGGCCACATTATCTCAAGCAGATCACCCGTGGCGGAACCCATATATCATCTTGGGGTCAACACGTCCCGAAAGGCCCATGCATCCCCACTTTAATTTTCCAAAAGTCCTCCGAAGGCCCATCAGATTTAATGAGCAGATCAAACCCAATTAAGAAAGCCACTACGCTACGTACAAGGCCCAGTATACACAACAAACGGGTCACTCATACAATCAACGCTAATGTGTCGGCATATAGTTCTGCTATGATCAACTGGCCTATCTCACATGTGAGTCGATATGAAGTTGTTAAAATATGAGTATCCAACTTAAAATCAATTGAATTTGCAGAGAGCCTCAAGATAATTTAAAGGTagaattggaattggaaagCAGGAAATGCGCTAGAAATATAGGAATTTTCACGCATTCAACATTTGGTTGTTGATGTTTTCCATCCGGACCATCTTGCTTCCTTATAGGTCTTGTAGTTGGAAGTCGGAACAAATGAAAAAGTCCAGTGGCGTTCATAATGATTCGGGAGAattgaaaccctaaacccaaaaaagtaGGATTGTCAAATTACTGCAGGAGTTGGAACACCCAGCATTTTTCAAACGAGCAACAATTATGCATCCATATTATCCCACCTCTATATTACACTCCTCTAACATAcattgataaaaataataatatttatacaTACTCATCTAATCCTTTAAGAAAGTAGGCCCCACAGCCCACTGAGAAACAATGAGAGCCCCACTCGAAAAGGGCTTCCATCATTTTCCACTACCCCCACCATTGatacaaaaaaaggaagagcATATCAAGTGAGCTTTGACAACTCTTCTCCTTTACTTGAACCTGGCACGACAAGATGGGCCCTGCTAGTATTTTTTTAGGGCATTGACATCGATCCCTGTTTTGACAAAAGTTgaaagaaaaggcaaaaagCAACAACTATGGCATCTGACTTTGAATGCAATTTGAAGCTGAGGAAACAACTAAAGCTATGGGGGGTTTGGAAAACGACAAATAAGACATGGGACCCACGAGCATCTAGTGAGTTTTTCGGTGGGACCGTGGGAATGCATACCTACCCTTTTTCTGAGGTCTCTTATGAAGGAGGGTTCATTTCAGGCTTCACAACACTAGATGCGTCTGGTGGTTGTGTGTGGTAAATTGCTGAGGCCAGTGAGATAGGCATGATGCAAAGAGCCTTTGATTGAAGGAACTGCATTGCAGCCCCAACATTTTCTTCCATAAGCTTAGCTACTTGCCGTTCTGTGCCATCGTTCGACCACTTATCCCATGCCGGTTGGTTTCTACCACCTTCGCCACCTTCTTCCTGTCATTAGAACAGAAGCCTGGTTGTTTAAGGAAACggaaataaacaaaataaccGAGCAAATATAAAATACTTTCATTTATCACCTCAACTGAAGATAGTGGAATGTCCGTTACAAGTGGTGCTACAGCACCAGCTCCTCCCAATCTACTCATGCTCAAAACCTGTAAAGTAGATGACTTACGCAtattaagaaaagaacaaaaacctCCACTTTCTTCATCATTATAAGAAGACCAACTCCACTCTCTCCCCGCACGCCTAACAAATCAGAATAGCGATATGTTTGGGTCCTAAGTAATTGGTCAAACAGTAAAAAGTAAACAGAAAGCAAAATTTACCCTATTGCTATGTTGTTAAATGAACGAGAATAATTTGATTTgacacaaaatcttaccaaaacCACACCCAAATTATAGGAACACTAGGGCATCCAAACCCACTCTCGAAAAGAGAAACTTCCCCTATGGAATAAGCATTGGTCTAAAATTAATGACCTTTTAAGTATAGCATAGTTTCAGTATATATTGAATGTAAAGCAACTGAAAAAGATGGGAGAAATGAGTAATAGGAATCCTATTATTTATGCGATAAGATAATGTGCATTGAACCTTAAATAACTCTACCTTCACTTGGAGCCTTAGGAA
Proteins encoded:
- the LOC117636418 gene encoding protein OSB2, chloroplastic-like; translation: MAMALERALPAATSTTFLTNPKVPSFFPTTTSNHNHNHSHLAFARRRFNIKCSMDYSRDQYNNNGSSSIQVPIAYPRPAEVQWKKELCNTVHLIGVVGLPIEIKHLPSGKVVAWTRLAVKKSSSDTSWINLTFWDEMAHVAFQHVEKGNQIYVIGRLITDSVETNEGKQQTYYKVVVQQLNFVEKGFSSLVLNDHDSDSITAVRNTGNGAAKNSTETTQELWQAFFANPVDWWDNRKTKRNPKYPDFKHKDTGEALWIEGRYNPPWVKSQLAILDSRMGNLNDQDLKMHSNIFAGDDFSPF